One Papaver somniferum cultivar HN1 chromosome 10, ASM357369v1, whole genome shotgun sequence genomic window carries:
- the LOC113317100 gene encoding serine/threonine-protein kinase Aurora-2-like: MGMATETLAGAAGPGGDTKVSSENCGEDKLRWTLNDFDIGKPLGRGKFGHVYLAREKKSNHIVALKVLFKSQLKQSQVEHQLRREVEIQSHLRNPNILRLYGYFYDQTRVYLILEYAAKGELYKELQKCKYFSEKRAATYIASLARALIYCHGKHVIHRDIKPENLLIGAQGELKIADFGWSVHTFNRRRTMCGTLDYLPPEMVESVEHDASVDIWSLGVLCYEFLYGMPPFEAKEHSDTYRRIVKVDLKFPPKPIVSASAKDLISQMLVKDSSLRLPLHKLLEHPWIVQNADPSGIYRG; encoded by the exons ATGGGAATGGCGACggaaaccctagcaggagcagcaGGACCAGGAGGAGATACTAAG GTTTCTTCAGAGAATTGTGGTGAGGATAAACTAAGGTGGACACTGAATGATTTCGACATCGGAAagcctcttggaagaggaaaatTTGGTCATGTGTATCTGGCCAGGGAAAAGAAG AGTAACCACATTGTGGCTCTAAAAGTATTGTTCAAGAGCCAGCTCAAACAATCTCAAGTTGAGCATCAACTTCGCAGGGAAGTTGAGATACAAAGCCATTTAAGAAACCCGAACATTCTTAGACTCTATGGTTACTTCTATGATCAG ACTCGGGTTTATCTGATCTTGGAATATGCTGCTAAAGGTGAACTTTATAAAGAACTGCAGAAGTGCAAATACTTTAGTGAAAAACGAGCTGCCACT TACATTGCTTCATTGGCACGAGCGCTGATATACTGTCATGGAAAGCATGTCATACACAGAGATATCAAGCCAGAGAATCTTTTGATTGGCGCTCAG GGTGAACTGAAAATAGCTGATTTTGGTTGGTCTGTTCATACCTTTAACCGTAGGCGGACCATGTGTGGCACATTGGATTATCTGCCACCTGAAATGG TGGAAAGCGTAGAGCATGATGCCAGTGTGGACATTTGGAGCTTAGGTGTCTTGTGTTATGAGTTCTTGTATGGGATGcctccatttgaagcaaaagagcaTTCTGATACATACAGAAG GATTGTTAAAGTTGATTTGAAATTTCCACCAAAACCAATTGTTTCTGCTTCTGCTAAGGATCTTATCAGCCAG ATGCTAGTGAAAGACTCTTCACTGCGTCTTCCACTTCACAAGCTTCTTGAGCACCCATGGATCGTACAAAACGCTGATCCTTCAGGAATCTACCGAGGTTGA
- the LOC113317098 gene encoding ATP-dependent 6-phosphofructokinase 3-like, with protein MDLITKKSSSTNTNSDPVAFSSSSSPTSKNSFTVSSSSALSSANMYPSFNSRSLSSKNLTASKFQPKIVKGDGGYVLEDVPHFTDYISADDDLRTYPNPLQDNPAYAVVKQYFVDVDDTVAQQTVQTRTSERGIHFRRAGPREKVYFESDEVHACIVTCGGLCPGLNTVIREIVCGLYHMYGATRILGIEGGYRGFYARNTVPLTPKVVNDIHKRGGTILGTSRGGHDTSKIVDSIQDRGINQVYIIGGDGTQKGASVIYEEIKRRGLKVAVVGIPKTIDNDIAIIDRSFGFDTAVEEAQRAINAAHVESESIENGVGLVKLMGRHSGFIAMYATLASRDVDCCLIPESPFYLEGPGGLFEYMEKRLKENGHMVIVIAEGAGQEMLTESMRSMDQQDASGNKLLQDVGLWISQRIKDHFKRRHKMVINLKYIDPTYMIRAVPSNASDNVYCTLLAQSAVHGAMAGYTGFIVGPVNGRHAYIPFYRVTEKQNNVVITDRMWARLLSSTHQPSFSSLNDIVEEKEDEKEEPTTTTKNNLPNGLQNGVVSKDISTAR; from the exons ATGGATTTGATTACTAAAAAATCATCATCTACAAATACAAATTCTGATCCTGttgctttttcttcttcttcaagtccAACTTCTAAGAATTCGTTTACTGTTAGTTCATCTTCTGCGTTGTCTTCTGCAAATATGTATCCGTCGTTTAATAGTAGATCATTATCGTCGAAGAATTTGACAGCGAGTAAGTTTCAACCAAAGATTGTCAAAGGCGATGGTGGTTATGTCCTTGAGGATGTTCCTCATTTCACTGATTATATCTCTGCTGATGATGATCTTCGT ACTTACCCAAATCCATTGCAGGACAATCCTGCTTATGCAGTAGTCAA GCAGTattttgttgatgttgatgacACTGTAGCTCAACAG ACTGTTCAAACAAGGACTAGTGAAAGAGGAATACATTTTCGGCGAGCTGGACCACGGGAAAAG GTGTATTTTGAATCCGATGAAGTGCACGCTTGTATCGTAACATGTGGTGGATTATGCCCTGGACTTAACACGGTGATTCGGGAGATTGTATGTGGTCTTTACCATATGTATGGCGCCACAAGAATATTAGGAATTGAG GGTGGATACAGGGGTTTCTATGCTCGAAATACAGTTCCATTGACACCAAAGGTTGTAAATGACATCCACAAGCGGGGTGGAACTATTCTGGGGACATCAAGAGGTGGCCATGATACCTCAAAGATAGTTGACAGCATTCAAGACCGGGGTATTAACCAG GTGTACATCATAGGAGGAGATGGAACCCAGAAAGGAGCATCAGTGATTTATGAG GAAATCAAAAGACGTGGTCTCAAAGTTGCAGTTGTCGGAATACCGAAGACGATTGATAATGATATTGCG ATAATTGACAGATCATTCGGTTTTGACACTGCTGTTGAAGAGGCTCAACGTGCCATTAATGCCGCACATGTTGAATCTGAAAGTATCGAGAATGGTGTAGGTCTTGTGAAGCTAATGGGTCGTCACAGTG GGTTCATTGCAATGTATGCTACTCTTGCCAGCCGAGATGTGGATTGTTGCTTGATTCCTGAATCGCCCTTTTATCTTGAAGGACCAGGGGGACTTTTTGAATACATGGAAAAACGGCTAAAAGAAAATGGACACATGGTTATTGTGATAGCTGAAGGTGCGGGACAGGAGATGCTTACTGAAAGCATGCGCTCGATGGACCAACAAGATGCTTCAGGAAACAAGTTACTCCAAGATGTTGGACTTTGGATATCTCAGAGAATAAAG GATCACTTCAAAAGAAGACATAAGATGGTCATAAATCTCAAGTATATAG ATCCTACTTATATGATCCGCGCTGTTCCTAGTAATGCCTCAGACAATGTCTATTGCACACTTCTTGCTCAAAGTGCTGTTCATGGAGCAATGGCAGGGTACACAGGCTTCATCGTCGGACCTGTCAATGGGAGACATGCGTATATTCCATTTTAT CGTGTAACTGAAAAACAAAACAACGTCGTAATAACCGACAGAATGTGGGCTAGGCTTTTGTCATCAACCCACCAGCCAAGCTTCTCAAGCCTCAATGATATTGTAGAGGAAAAGGAGGACGAGAAAGAAGAACCAACTACCACAACAAAGAATAACCTGCCGAATGGTCTGCAGAATGGTGTTGTGAGCAAAGACATCAGCACTGCAAGGTGA